In a genomic window of Glycine max cultivar Williams 82 chromosome 13, Glycine_max_v4.0, whole genome shotgun sequence:
- the LOC547654 gene encoding GTP-binding protein, with protein MAGYRADDDYDYLFKVVLIGDSGVGKSNLLSRFTKNEFNLESKSTIGVEFATRTLNVDSKVIKAQIWDTAGQERYRAITSAYYRGAVGALLVYDVTRHATFENVDRWLKELRNHTDANIVVMLVGNKSDLRHLVAVSTEDGKSYAEKESLYFMETSALEATNVENAFAEVLTQIYHIVSKKAVEVAENGTTSVPAKGEKIDLKNDVSALKRVGCCSS; from the exons ATGGCGGGTTACAGAGCCGACGACGACTACGACTACCTCTTCAAGGTGGTCCTGATCGGCGATTCCGGCGTGGGCAAGTCCAACCTCCTCTCTCGCTTCACCAAGAACGAGTTCAACTTGGAGTCCAAGTCCACCATTGGCGTCGAGTTCGCCACCCGCACCTTGAACGTCGATTCCAAAGTCATCAAGGCCCAGATCTGGGACACCGCAGGCCAAgaaag GTATCGTGCCATCACCAGTGCATACTATCGTGGGGCAGTCGGTGCACTTCTCGTGTATGATGTCACTCGCCATGCAACATTTGAAAATGTTGACAGATGGCTGAAAGAATTGCGGAACCACACAGATGCCAACATTGTTGTGATGCTCGTGGGTAATAAATCAGACCTTCGTCACCTTGTAGCCGTGTCAACTGAAGATGGGAAGTCCTATGCTGAGAAGGAATCACTTTACTTCATGGAAACCTCAGCTCTGGAGGCTACTAATGTAGAGAATGCCTTTGCCGAAGTTCTGACTCAAATCTATCACATTGTTAGCAAGAAAGCAGTAGAGGTGGCTGAAAATGGAACCACATCTGTGCCTGCCAAAGGAGAGAAAATTGATCTGAAAAATGATGTTTCTGCTTTGAAGAGAGTTGGTTGCTGCTCAAGCTAA
- the LOC100800305 gene encoding pathogen-related protein, which produces MAKDKYRSFLHDEPDNVQWRHGGPPTYDAVNKLFEEGRTKEWTEGSLEEIVQNAIKSWEMELSHKTRLQDFKTINPEKFKLFVNGREGLSGEDTLSLGSYNALLQSSLPEDLKPYKADEETFESSHEAFKSAFPRGFAWEVIKVYSGPPEIAFKFRHWGFFEGPFKGHAPTGKMAQFYGLGTVKVDDSLKVEEVEIYYDPAELLGGLLSGNHINHPIEEDGTKTSAPSQGCPFSK; this is translated from the exons ATGGCCAAAGACAAGTACAGGTCTTTCTTGCATGATGAACCTGATAACGTTCAGTGGAGACATGGTGGCCCTCCCACTTATGATGCTGTTAACAAGCTTTTTGAAGAAGGAAGAACAAAG GAGTGGACAGAAGGATCATTGGAGGAGATAGTGCAAAATGCTATTAAGTCATGGGAGATGGAGCTCTCACACAAGACCCGTTTGCAGGACTTCAAGACAATAAACCCTGAGAAGTTCAAGCTCTTTGTGAATG GCAGGGAAGGATTATCTGGAGAGGATACTCTAAGCCTGGGAAGTTATAATGCTTTGTTGCAAAGTTCTCTGCCTGAAGACTTGAAGCCTTACAAAGCAGATGAAGAGACTTTTGAATCATCTCATGAAGCGTTCAAATCAGCTTTTCCTAGAGGGTTTGCTTGGGAAGTGATCAAAGTTTATAGTGGACCACCTGAAATTGCTTTCAAGTTTAGGCACTGGGGCTTCTTTGAAGGTCCTTttaagggacatgcccctaccGGGAAGATGGCCCAATTCTATGGCTTGGGAACTGTCAAG GTGGATGACTCTTTGAAGGTTGAAGAGGTGGAGATTTACTATGACCCGGCAGAGCTTCTTGGAGGCCTTCTTTCAGGGAACCACATAAATCACCCAATTGAAGAGGATGGCACCAAAACTTCAGCACCTTCCCAAGGATGTCCCTTCTCCAAATAA